The genomic DNA GACCGACGCCACGGTCGAGGCCGGCGGCACCTACGTCTGCATCGAGGGGCCGCAGTTCTCCACCCGCGCGGAGAGCGAGTTCTACCGCGCCAACGACTGGGACGTCATCGGGATGACGACCGTCCCGGAGGCGAACCTCGCGCGGGAGGCCGAACTCTGCTACGCCACGCTCACGGGCGTCACCGACTACGACGTCTGGCGCGACGCGGAGGTGACCCTGGGCGAGGTCCAGGAGAATGCCGCGGCCAACGAGGCCGCCATCAACGCGGTCCTCGAGCGGGCCATCCGGAACCTCCCCGAGGAGCGCGACTGCGACTGCGGCTCGGCGCTCGCCGGCGCAATCAACACCCCGCCCGAGGCCATCCCGGTCGAGAAGCGCGAGCCGCTTGACCTGCTGCTGGGTGACTACCTGAACGACCCGGACGCCGAGGAGTACTGACCGCTTCGGGCGCCGGCGGTCGGACGCGCCTGCACGCCGCCCGCCGGGGAGACCAACGACTAAGCCCCGGCGGCCGCCGATGGGTGCATGGACCCGACCCGACAGCTCCACCTCGCCGAGGCGACCGGCTGGCGTCGCGGCCTCTACGAGGACGTGATGGCCACGTTCCGCGCGTCCATCGTCAACAGCATCTGGCGGACGCTGGTCGCGAACCGGCCGTGCGCCGCCCGCCACCTCTGGACCGCGGTGAAGCCGACGTTCCAGACCCGCGCCTTCGCGGACTTCTCCGTGCGCTACCGCGACGACGTGCTCGCCGCGCTGGAAACGGCCGACGAGGGTTCTAGCACCGAGTCCCCGACGCTCCCCGCGTACGACTCCGGCGACGTCGACCTGTCGCCGGCGGCCTTCGCGGCGCTCCGGGGACAGCTGGCGACCTTCGACATCGTCGCCCCCCGCCTGGCCGCCCTGTTCGCGGTCTGCGACCGCGCGCTCTCCGAGGGGTTCGACGGCGCCCGCGAGGGCCATGCCGCCACCGCGCCCGCACCGGAGTGGCTCGACGCCGACCGCGGCGCCCGGGTGACGGTCATCGACAGCGACGCGGCACGGGAGGCCGCACCCGACACCGTCGAGGCCATCGAGGAGTATCACGCGACGGCGTTCCTTCCCTCCATCTACCGCTGTCTCGCGCAGTGGCCGTCGTATCTGGAGACGGTCTGGGCGGACACGGCGCCGCTGCGCGAGGTTGACGGGGACGCGGGCTTCGACGCCGCCCGGCAGGCCGCCGACGAGGTCGTCGCGTCGTTCGCCGAGCGTCCACCCGTCCCGGTCGCGGTCACGACCGACGGCCTCGCGGCGGCGGGCGTCGCGGACCCCGACGACGCGCTGGCGGACCTCCGGAACACGTTCGCCGCGTTCGCCGCCGGGGCGAGCGGGGTGCTCCCGTTCCTGCACGCGTACGCGGCGACCGTCGACGCGACCGGGGAGCGCGGCTGGCGGCTGGCCGACTGACAGCCGACGGGCGTCAGAGGCCGGCGTAGATCCCTCCGAGCCCGGCGAGAAGTCGCGAGGCGAGGAAC from Haloglomus litoreum includes the following:
- the mtnP gene encoding S-methyl-5'-thioadenosine phosphorylase; amino-acid sequence: MAVGIIGGSGVYEALDLEQEATQYVDTPFGDPSGRLTVGELAGEEVVFLPRHGRNHSLSPTEVPYRANIHALKQVGVDRVLSTNAVGSLREDLPPRTLVVPDQYFDRTKHRPMSFFGDGVVAHLPMAEPYCPHTREHLVESGDATDATVEAGGTYVCIEGPQFSTRAESEFYRANDWDVIGMTTVPEANLAREAELCYATLTGVTDYDVWRDAEVTLGEVQENAAANEAAINAVLERAIRNLPEERDCDCGSALAGAINTPPEAIPVEKREPLDLLLGDYLNDPDAEEY
- a CDS encoding halocarboxylic acid dehydrogenase DehI family protein → MDPTRQLHLAEATGWRRGLYEDVMATFRASIVNSIWRTLVANRPCAARHLWTAVKPTFQTRAFADFSVRYRDDVLAALETADEGSSTESPTLPAYDSGDVDLSPAAFAALRGQLATFDIVAPRLAALFAVCDRALSEGFDGAREGHAATAPAPEWLDADRGARVTVIDSDAAREAAPDTVEAIEEYHATAFLPSIYRCLAQWPSYLETVWADTAPLREVDGDAGFDAARQAADEVVASFAERPPVPVAVTTDGLAAAGVADPDDALADLRNTFAAFAAGASGVLPFLHAYAATVDATGERGWRLAD